Proteins from one Fragaria vesca subsp. vesca linkage group LG6, FraVesHawaii_1.0, whole genome shotgun sequence genomic window:
- the LOC101306653 gene encoding uncharacterized protein LOC101306653 produces the protein MGISFKVSKTGTRFRPKPPLPSDTNVVADDDVSENHASSNSLKLNQVERKENVAGVSGSSMSSEGLLVSAETEASFTLNLFPDGYSIGKPSENENAHQDVPKLLHPYDRTSETLFSAIESGRLPGDILDDIPCKYIDGTLVCEVRDYRKCAFEQGPASPPTDGSPIVNKVRLRMSLENVVKDIPLISDNSWSYGDLMEVESRILKALQPQLHLDPTPKLDRLCKNPAPTKLDFALTSIRRKRLRQMPEVTVTSNSMTHGKKVCIDRVPESSNCRLGDSGLFSGNMMPHHGHENLITQNLSANNIALRSKNCMPDVSVPAPHPSRYQMGVGTPVSASPVGQEMLISYADNVTSKASHSGKREHQDGQISPLSFNKRPRSTGVGLDPMQHPQIGPIDSFNGSDINWKNTLLQHPMAKGMQYPNTGTQKFSPQVFEGALNQDAGTIPFAVGQPNMRYGAKEEQFETGKVEGSELSGIKNDMQMVEGETSHLDPQLSRFPQRIPQHSFMRSNYSQTSWNNLGQNIEKDIRKDDQLSKRKSVQSPRLSAGAMVQSPLSSKSAEFSTGSVGPHFGANSAYGASQKEKAAISSAGMGTPSLTSSGNDSMHRQHQAHVAAKRKSTSLPKTSAMSGVGSPASVSNISMPLNANSPSVGTPSSADESMLERLSKIAAVTMRYQLNGKKNKVDNYSRKPNSYPAQHLMACLSNVSNNEDFKDDSCVSPLSKSLVGGSMNICKTRILNFVEQVQGAGFSYVPKVKTRMIMSEKPNDGTVVMFHGEIEDGDFLAAEDHLPTLPNTHLADLLAAQFCSLMVHDGYLVEDHVQPKPTRMYLPPGNNGAGLPRNNSAVEMQQYADAVSGQPSNDVKPMIGGNASLNPAQNLLPSTRMLPPGNSQALQLSQGLLSGASVPPRPQQLDSQSSLQQQQHQQQQHHQQQQQQQQLQQQQPQQSQQSLIQQQHPQLQRSMMLAAGNPLSQLNAIGQNSNVQLGNMVNKLPLQYQIYQQRQQQQQQQQQQQQQQQQQPQMQRKMMMGLGGATMGMGTLGNNMVGLSGLGNAMGMGAARGIGGAGMSSPMTPISGMGNVGQNPMNALNQQARIHQAQALMASKLRMQNRGNMLGVPQSSIAGMSGARQMHPGSAGLSMLGQTLNHANMNPMQQTVMAPMGPPKLMAGMNMYMNSQQQQQQQQQQQQQLQQQQQLHLQQQQLQQQLQQQLQQQQQPQQQDTNSPLQAVLSPPQVSSPSTMGISQMNQQIQQQASPQQMSQRTPMSPQLSSGAMHVMSAGNPEACPASPQLSSQTHGSVGSIANSPMDLQAANNSTGNA, from the exons ATGGGTATTTCGTTTAAGGTCTCTAAGACCGGTACCAGGTTCCGTCCCAAGCCTCCTCTCCCCTCCGACACCAACGTTGTCGCTGATGATGACGTGTCCGAGAACCATGCCTCCTCCAATTCTCTAAAGCTCAATCAG GTTGAAAGAAAGGAGAATGTGGCTGGGGTGTCTGGTTCTTCAATGTCCTCTGAAGGGCTCCTCGTATCTGCAG AGACTGAGGCTTCCTTCACTTTAAATCTCTTCCCAGATGGATATTCCATTGGAAAACCCTCTGAG AATGAGAATGCTCATCAAGATGTTCCAAAGTTGCTGCACCCATACGATAGGACGTCAGAAACTCTCTTCTCG GCAATTGAATCTGGTCGGTTGCCTGGAGATATATTAGATGACATACCTTGCAAGTACATTGATGGAACACTTGTTTGTGAG GTTCGAGATTATCGTAAATGTGCTTTTGAACAAGGGCCCGCCAGTCCACCTACCGATGGATCCCCTATTGTAAATAAGGTCCGCCTCAGAATGTCACTGGAAAATGTAGTCAAGGATATCCCCTTGATCTCGGATAATTCTTGGAGTTATGGTGATCTGATG GAGGTAGAGTCCCGCATATTGAAAGCTTTGCAACCACAACTTCATCTGGATCCCACTCCCAAGTTAGATAGGCTATGTAAGAATCCAGCTCCCACAAAG CTTGATTTTGCTTTGACCAGTATAAGGAGAAAGAGGTTAAGACAGATGCCAGAAGTTACTGTTACATCTAACAGCATGACACATGGGAAGAAAGTTTGCATAGATAGAGTTCCAGAAAGTTCTAATTGTAGGTTGGGAGATTCAGGACTCTTTTCAGGCAATATGATGCCACACCATGGCCATGAGAATTTGATCACTCAAAACTTGAGTGCAAATAACATTGCCTTAAGATCTAAAAATTGTATGCCCGACGTTTCTGTCCCAGCACCACACCCATCAAGGTATCAAATGGGGGTCGGGACTCCTGTGTCAGCTTCCCCTGTTGGACAGGAGATGTTGATCTCGTATGCTGACAATGTTACTTCCAAAGCCTCTCATTCTGGAAAGAGAGAGCATCAAGATGGGCAAATCTCACCTTTATCTTTCAATAAGAGACCGAGGTCCACAGGAGTTGGTCTTGATCCAATGCAACACCCGCAAATAGGGCCTATAGACAGCTTTAACGGATCAGATATAAACTGGAAGAATACATTGTTGCAGCATCCAATGGCCAAAGGTATGCAATATCCAAATACGGGGACTCAGAAGTTTTCCCCCCAGGTGTTTGAAGGGGCTCTGAATCAAGATGCTGGGACTATACCGTTTGCTGTAGGGCAGCCAAATATGAGATATGGCGCCAAGGAAGAACAGTTTGAGACCGGAAAAGTAGAAGGGTCAGAGCTCAGTGGGATTAAGAATGATATGCAGATGGTGGAAGGAGAAACAAGCCATCTTGACCCACAGTTATCACGATTTCCACAAAGAATACCACAGCATTCATTCATGAGATCTAATTATTCTCAGACATCCTGGAATAATCTTGGTCAAAATATTGAAAAAGATATACGAAAGGATGACCAACTCTCCAAAAGAAAATCAGTTCAAAGTCCCCGGTTATCTGCTGGGGCTATGGTTCAGTCCCCACTATCATCAAAATCTGCAGAATTTTCTACTGGTTCTGTAGGACCACACTTTGGAGCTAATTCTGCCTATGGGGCATCACAGAAGGAAAAGGCAGCAATCAGCTCAGCCGGTATGGGAACCCCATCTTTGACTTCCAGTGGTAATGACTCCATGCACAGGCAACACCAGGCTCATGTTGCTGCAAAACGGAAATCAACCTCCCTTCCTAAAACTTCAGCAATGAGTGGTGTTGGATCCCCTGCCAGTGTTAGTAATATTAGTATGCCACTAAATGCAAATAGTCCCTCTGTTGGAACTCCATCTTCAGCTGACGAAAGCATGCTTGAAAGGTTATCAAAAATTGCAGCAGTGACAATGAG GTATCAACTCAACGGGAAAAAGAATAAGGTTGATAACTACTCCAGGAAGCCAAATTCTTATCCAGCGCAACATCTTATGGCTTGTCTCTCAAATGTTTCGAATAATGAGGATTTTAAAGATGATTCATGTGTGAGCCCTTTATCGAAGTCGCTTGTTGGTGGCAGCATGAATATCTGCAAGACCAGAATTTTGAATTTTGTGGAGCAAGTTCAAG GAGCTGGGTTTTCTTATGTTCCTAAGGTAAAAACAAGGATGATTATGTCAGAGAAGCCAAATGATGGTACGGTAGTAATGTTCCATGGAGAAATAGAGGATGGTGATTTTCTGGCTGCTGAGGATCATCTTCCTACATTGCCCAATACT CATTTGGCTGATTTGCTTGCAGCACAATTCTGTTCGCTG ATGGTACATGATGGATATCTTGTGGAAGATCATGTCCAGCCAAAGCCAACTCGCATGTATCTTCCCCCGGGCAATAATGGTGCCGGTTTGCCACGTAATAATTCTGCAGTTGAAATGCAACAATATGCAGATGCAGTTTCAGGTCAACCATCTAATGATGTTAAGCCGATGATTGGTGGTAATGCATCCCTTAATCCAGCCCAAAATCTTCTACCCAGCACGAGGATGCTGCCACCCGGAAACTCCCAGGCCTTACAGTTGTCTCAAGGGCTTTTGTCTGGAGCTTCCGTGCCACCGCGTCCACAACAGCTGGATTCACAATCATCACTTCAGCAGCAGCAACATCAACAACAACAACACCACCAACAACAGCAACAGCAGCAACAATTGCAACAACAGCAACCTCAGCAAAGCCAACAATCCTTGATTCAACAACAGCATCCCCAGCTGCAGAGATCAATGATGCTTGCAGCTGGAAATCCACTTTCACAATTGAATGCAATTGGGCAGAATTCCAACGTACAGTTAGGTAACATGGTAAACAAGCTTCCATTGCAATATCAGATTTACCAGCAGCGGCAACAACAACAGCAACAGCAGCAACAACAACAGCAGCAACAGCAACAACAGCCGCAAATGCAGAGGAAAATGATGATGGGACTTGGAGGAGCAACTATGGGTATGGGAACCCTGGGAAATAATATGGTCGGGCTTTCGGGGCTTGGCAATGCCATGGGCATGGGAGCTGCAAGGGGGATAGGAGGAGCTGGAATGTCATCACCTATGACCCCTATCTCTGGAATGGGAAATGTGGGTCAGAACCCAATGAATGCATTAAATCAGCAAGCTAGAATACATCAAGCGCAAGCTCTCATGGCATCAAAACTTCGTATGCAAAACCGAGGCAACATGTTAGGGGTCCCTCAATCAAGCATAGCTGGTATGTCAGGAGCCAGACAGATGCATCCAGGATCTGCTGGTCTATCAATGCTGGGTCAGACTCTGAACCATGCAAACATGAATCCGATGCAACAAACAGTGATGGCTCCTATGGGTCCACCAAAGTTGATGGCAGGGATGAATATGTACATGAACTCGCAGCAGCAACAACAGCAGCAACAGCAACAACAGCAGCAGCTGCAACAGCAACAACAGCTGCACTTGCAACAGCAACAATTGCAGCAGCAGTTGCAGCAGCAGTTGCAACAACAGCAGCAACCTCAGCAGCAAGATACAAATTCACCTCTACAGGCTGTACTTTCGCCACCACAGGTGAGCTCCCCCTCAACTATGGGAATTTCACAAATGAACCAGCAAATTCAGCAGCAGGCTAGTCCACAACAAATGAGCCAAAGAACTCCAATGAGTCCACAGCTGAGCTCAGGGGCTATGCATGTCATGAGTGCCGGTAATCCAGAGGCTTGTCCGGCAAGCCCACAGCTGAGCTCTCAAACACATGGCTCTGTTGGTAGCATTGCAAATTCTCCCATGGACCTTCAAGCTGCAAACAACTCAACCGGTAATGCATAG
- the LOC101306940 gene encoding peroxisomal (S)-2-hydroxy-acid oxidase GLO4-like, translating into MASEPVNVNEFQELARQVLPKMYYDFYTGGAEDQFTLKENVEAFRKITLRPRVLVDVSRIDMSTTILGYRISAPIMIAPSAMHQLAHPEGEVATARAAAASNTILILSYNSTCTVEEVASSCSAVRFFQLYIFRRRDISAQIVQRAEKNGYKAIVLTVDVPRLGRREADIKNKMVAPQLKNFEGLISTALESDEGSNLEAFARAAYDDSLCWEDVIGWLKSITSLPILVKGILTQEDARKAVEVGVAGIVVSNHGARQLDFTPATISVLEEVVQAVGGKVPVLFDGGIRRGTDIFKALALGAQAVLVGRPVLYGLAADGEDGVRKVMKMLKDELELTMALSGCPSVHDITRSHVRTECDRISSML; encoded by the exons ATGGCATCTGAACCTGTAAATGTGAATGAATTCCAAGAATTGGCTAGACAAGTCCTTCCAAAAATGTACTACGATTTTTATACTGGGGGAGCTGAGGACCAGTTCACGCTAAAAGAGAATGTGGAAGCATTTCGCAAAATCAC GTTAAGGCCTAGAGTTCTTGTAGATGTTAGCAGAATTGATATGTCAACCACTATATTGGGGTACAGAATCTCAGCACCTATAATGATTGCTCCTAGCGCTATGCATCAGTTAGCACACCCTGAAG GAGAGGTCGCCACTGCTAGAGCTGCAGCTGCATCCAACACCATACTG ATTTTGTCCTATAATTCTACCTGCACGGTGGAGGAGGTTGCTTCGAGCTGCAGTGCTGTTCGGTTCTTTCAATTATAT ATTTTCAGGAGACGAGATATATCAGCTCAGATTGTTCAAAGAGCTGAAAAGAATGGATACAAGGCAATTGTCTTAACTGTTGATGTTCCCAGGCTTGGCAGAAGAGAGGCAGACATAAAGAACAA AATGGTTGCTCCTCAGTTGAAGAACTTTGAAGGCCTAATATCAACTGCCCTAGAATCT GATGAAGGATCCAACTTGGAAGCTTTTGCCAGAGCGGCCTATGATGATTCTTTGTGCTGGGAG GACGTAATAGGATGGTTGAAATCTATTACAAGCTTGCCGATTCTAGTCAAGGGTATACTCACTCAAGAAGATG CAAGAAAGGCTGTGGAAGTAGGTGTTGCCGGGATAGTTGTCTCTAATCATGGAGCGCGGCAACTAGACTTCACTCCTGCCACTATTTCTGTCCTGGAAGAG GTGGTTCAAGCTGTTGGAGGGAAAGTTCCTGTTCTTTTTGATGGAGGAATACGACGAGGAACTGACATCTTCAAGGCATTAGCCCTCGGAGCACAAGCCGTCCTT GTTGGAAGGCCTGTACTCTATGGCCTCGCAGCAGATGGAGAAGATGGTGTGAGAAAGGTCATGAAGATGTTGAAGGATGAACTAGAGCTCACTATGGCTCTCTCTGGCTGTCCTAGTGTTCATGACATTACCAGGAGCCACGTGAGAACAGAATGTGATAGAATCAGCTCCATGCTTTAA
- the LOC101307228 gene encoding peroxisomal (S)-2-hydroxy-acid oxidase GLO4-like yields MSSEPVNVNEFQELAKQVLPKMYYDFYNGGAEDQFTLRENVEAFRRIMLRPRVLVDVSRIDMSTTVLGYKISAPIMIAPTSRHQLAHPEGEVATARAAAASNTAFIKFTCNWSSTCTVEEVASSCNAVRFFQLYICKRRDISAQIVRRAEKNGYKAIVLTVDSPRLGRREADIKNKMISPKLRNFEGLISTELLETDKGSNLEAFARASHDDSLCWEDVVGWLKSITNLPILMKGILTHEDARKAVEVGVAGIVVSNHGARQLDYTPASISVLEEVVQAVGGKVPVLFDGGIRRGTDVFKALALGAQAVLVGRPVIFGLAADGEYGVRKVMKMLKDELELTMALSGCPSVQDITRSHVTTECDRLRSQL; encoded by the exons ATGTCGTCTGAACCTGTAAACGTCAATGAATTCCAAGAATTGGCTAAGCAAGTCCTTCCAAAAATGTACTATGATTTCTATAATGGGGGAGCTGAGGATCAGTTCACGCTAAGAGAGAATGTCGAAGCATTTCGCAGAATCAT GTTAAGGCCTAGAGTTCTGGTAGATGTTAGCAGGATCGATATGTCAACCACTGTATTGGGTTACAAAATCTCAGCGCCTATAATGATTGCTCCTACTTCGAGGCATCAGTTAGCACACCCTGAAG GAGAGGTGGCCACAGCTAGAGCAGCAGCTGCATCCAACACCGCATTTATTAAATTCACATGTAACTGGAG TTCTACCTGCACTGTGGAGGAGGTTGCTTCAAGCTGCAATGCTGTTCGGTTCTTTCAATTATAT ATTTGTAAGAGACGAGATATATCAGCACAGATAGTTCGAAGAGCTGAAAAAAATGGATACAAGGCCATTGTCCTAACTGTTGATAGTCCCAGACTTGGTAGAAGAGAGGCAGACATAAAGAACAA AATGATTTCACCTAAGTTGAGAAACTTTGAAGGCCTAATATCAACTGAACTACTAGAAACT GATAAAGGATCCAACTTGGAAGCTTTTGCCAGAGCGTCTCATGATGATTCTTTGTGCTGGGAG GATGTAGTAGGATGGTTGAAATCTATTACAAACTTGCCCATTTTAATGAAGGGTATACTCACTCATGAAGATG CAAGAAAGGCTGTGGAAGTAGGTGTTGCCGGGATTGTTGTCTCTAATCATGGAGCACGTCAACTAGACTACACTCCAGCCTCTATTTCTGTCCTGGAAGAG GTGGTTCAAGCTGTTGGAGGGAAAGTTCCTGTTCTTTTTGATGGAGGAATACGACGAGGAACTGACGTCTTCAAGGCATTAGCGCTCGGAGCACAAGCCGTCCTT GTTGGAAGGCCTGTAATCTTTGGCCTTGCAGCAGATGGAGAATATGGGGTGAGAAAGGTGATGAAGATGTTGAAGGATGAGCTAGAGCTCACTATGGCTCTCTCTGGCTGTCCTAGTGTTCAGGATATTACCAGGAGCCACGTGACAACAGAATGTGATAGGCTCCGCTCCCAGCTTTAG
- the LOC101307515 gene encoding peroxisomal (S)-2-hydroxy-acid oxidase GLO4-like, producing MASEPVNVNEFQELAKQVLPKMYYDFYTGGAEDQFTLRENVEAFRRIMLRPRVLVDVSRIDMSTTVLGYKISAPIMIAPTSMHQLAHPEGEVATARAAAASNTIMILSYSSTCTVEEVASSCNAVRFFQLYMYKRRDISAQIVRRAEKNGYKAIVLTVDVPRIGRREADIKNKMISPQLRNFEGLISTELLDSDKGSNLEAFARASLDDSLCWEDVVGWLKSITNLPILMKGILTHEDARKAVEVGVAGIVVSNHGARQLDYTPASIYVLEEVVQAVGGKVPVLFDGGIRRGTDVFKALALGAQAVLVGRPVIFGLAADGEDGVRKVMKMLKDELELTMALSGCPSVQDITRSHVTTECERLRSQL from the exons ATGGCGTCTGAACCTGTAAATGTCAATGAATTCCAAGAATTGGCTAAACAAGTCCTTCCAAAAATGTACTATGATTTCTATACTGGGGGAGCTGAGGATCAGTTCACGCTAAGAGAGAATGTCGAAGCATTTCGCAGAATCAT GTTAAGGCCTAGAGTTCTGGTAGATGTTAGCAGGATCGATATGTCAACCACTGTATTGGGTTACAAAATCTCAGCACCTATAATGATTGCTCCTACTTCTATGCATCAGTTAGCACACCCTGAAG GAGAGGTGGCCACTGCTAGAGCAGCAGCTGCATCCAACACTATAATG ATATTGTCCTACAGTTCTACCTGCACTGTGGAGGAGGTTGCTTCAAGCTGCAATGCTGTTCGGTTCTTTCAATTATAT ATGTATAAGAGACGAGATATATCAGCACAGATAGTTCGAAGAGCTGAAAAAAATGGATACAAGGCCATTGTCCTAACTGTTGATGTTCCCAGAATTGGTAGAAGAGAAGCAGACATAAAGAACAA AATGATTTCTCCTCAGCTGAGAAACTTTGAAGGCCTTATATCAACTGAACTACTAGACTCT GATAAAGGATCCAACTTGGAAGCTTTTGCCAGAGCGTCTCTTGATGATTCTTTGTGCTGGGAG GATGTAGTAGGATGGTTGAAATCTATTACAAACTTGCCAATTTTAATGAAGGGTATACTCACTCATGAAGATG CAAGAAAGGCTGTGGAAGTAGGTGTTGCCGGGATTGTTGTCTCTAATCATGGAGCGCGTCAACTAGACTACACTCCAGCCTCTATTTATGTCCTGGAAGAG GTGGTTCAAGCTGTTGGAGGGAAAGTTCCTGTTCTTTTTGATGGAGGAATACGACGAGGAACTGACGTCTTCAAGGCATTAGCGCTCGGAGCACAAGCTGTCCTA GTTGGAAGGCCTGTAATCTTTGGCCTTGCAGCAGATGGAGAAGATGGGGTGAGAAAGGTGATGAAGATGTTGAAGGATGAGCTAGAGCTCACTATGGCTCTCTCTGGCTGTCCTAGTGTTCAGGATATTACCAGGAGCCACGTGACAACAGAATGTGAGAGACTCCGCTCCCAGCTTTAG